The following are encoded in a window of Leeia aquatica genomic DNA:
- the aroE gene encoding shikimate dehydrogenase — protein sequence MMDRYAVIGNPIAHSKSPRIHAAFAAAEQQALHYEALLAPLDGFVVTVDTFRQQGGRGLNVTVPFKLEAFDYARQHGTLTARAELAGAVNTLRFDGAQVLGDNTDGVGLVHDLQHNLACPLSGKRVLLLGAGGAARGALLPLWQAQPAALWIANRTADKAVHLARLLNQPAVEGCGYPDLDGQHFDVVINASSSSLGAETLPLPAGLFAPDALAYDMMYADTPTAFLLQARSLGASRVADGLGMLLEQAAEAFLLWRGVRPDTAPVRSLLRPTPLWMN from the coding sequence CACGCTGCCTTTGCAGCGGCCGAACAGCAGGCACTCCACTACGAGGCCCTGCTTGCCCCGCTGGATGGCTTTGTGGTGACGGTTGACACCTTCCGCCAGCAAGGCGGGCGTGGTCTGAATGTCACCGTACCGTTCAAGCTGGAAGCATTTGACTACGCCCGCCAGCACGGCACGCTGACAGCCCGTGCTGAGCTAGCAGGCGCCGTCAACACCTTGCGTTTCGACGGCGCGCAGGTGCTGGGGGACAACACCGATGGTGTCGGCCTGGTGCATGACCTGCAACACAACCTGGCCTGCCCGCTCAGCGGCAAACGCGTGTTGCTGCTCGGCGCGGGTGGTGCTGCGCGGGGTGCCCTGCTCCCGCTATGGCAGGCCCAGCCCGCTGCACTGTGGATTGCCAACCGTACCGCCGACAAAGCGGTGCATCTGGCGCGCTTGCTGAATCAGCCCGCCGTTGAGGGTTGTGGCTATCCAGATCTCGATGGTCAGCATTTTGATGTGGTCATCAATGCCTCGTCCAGCAGTCTGGGCGCAGAAACCCTGCCCTTGCCGGCCGGGCTGTTTGCTCCGGATGCACTAGCCTATGACATGATGTACGCCGATACCCCGACCGCCTTCCTGCTGCAAGCACGCAGTCTGGGTGCAAGCAGGGTCGCCGATGGCCTCGGCATGCTGCTGGAACAGGCGGCTGAAGCCTTTCTGCTGTGGCGGGGCGTACGGCCTGATACGGCACCGGTCCGCAGCCTGCTGCGACCCACCCCTCTGTGGATGAACTGA
- the mtgA gene encoding monofunctional biosynthetic peptidoglycan transglycosylase, protein MEQTLNTAPLPPATPPRKRGFWFWTKRILWWGFLLAIVYNLWIFLHIWWWVDHNPDNTAFMREQLAEIREDNPNAELQHEWVPYEKISRNLKAALIASEDAKFADHNGFDIEGIKLAFQKNLKQGKIVAGGSTISQQLAKNLFLSSKRTPWRKAEEALITVMLEQMMSKERIFEIYLNSIEWGEGVFGAEAAARHYYGRSASSLSAGQAAKLAAMVPNPRYFDKNRRDRKLLRKTGIILRRMGSSELPD, encoded by the coding sequence ATGGAACAGACGCTCAATACCGCGCCCTTGCCCCCCGCCACCCCGCCCCGCAAACGTGGCTTCTGGTTCTGGACGAAGCGTATCCTGTGGTGGGGCTTTCTGCTGGCCATCGTTTACAACTTGTGGATTTTCCTGCACATCTGGTGGTGGGTAGACCACAATCCAGACAACACTGCCTTCATGCGCGAGCAACTGGCCGAGATCCGTGAAGACAACCCCAACGCCGAGCTGCAGCATGAATGGGTTCCTTACGAGAAAATCTCCCGCAACCTGAAAGCCGCGCTGATTGCCTCGGAAGACGCCAAGTTTGCCGACCATAATGGCTTCGACATTGAAGGCATCAAGCTGGCCTTCCAGAAAAACCTCAAGCAAGGGAAGATCGTGGCGGGCGGCTCCACCATCAGCCAGCAGCTGGCGAAGAACCTGTTCCTGTCCTCCAAGCGCACCCCTTGGCGCAAGGCGGAAGAAGCCTTGATCACCGTGATGTTGGAACAGATGATGAGCAAGGAACGGATCTTCGAGATCTACCTGAACAGCATCGAGTGGGGGGAAGGGGTGTTTGGGGCCGAAGCCGCCGCCAGGCACTACTATGGCCGCAGCGCCAGCAGCCTGAGTGCAGGCCAGGCCGCCAAACTGGCGGCCATGGTTCCCAACCCGCGCTACTTTGACAAAAACCGGCGCGACCGCAAGCTGCTGCGCAAGACCGGCATCATCCTGCGGCGCATGGGATCATCCGAGCTCCCCGATTAA
- a CDS encoding YnfA family protein — MVLLKAAALFAVTALAEVVGCYLPWLVLRQGRSIWLLLPAALSLSLFAWLLTWHPTAAGRTYAAYGGMYIMVALLWLRWVEQVPLTRWDWLGAGIALLGMAVIVLQPATAR, encoded by the coding sequence ATGGTTTTGCTGAAAGCCGCAGCCCTGTTTGCCGTAACGGCCCTGGCAGAGGTGGTAGGCTGCTATTTGCCATGGCTGGTGTTACGGCAGGGGCGGAGCATCTGGTTACTGTTACCGGCGGCGCTCTCGCTGTCGCTGTTCGCCTGGCTACTGACCTGGCACCCGACGGCAGCGGGGCGGACCTATGCGGCGTATGGCGGCATGTACATCATGGTGGCGTTGCTGTGGTTACGCTGGGTGGAGCAGGTACCATTAACGCGGTGGGACTGGCTGGGGGCAGGCATTGCCCTGCTGGGCATGGCGGTGATTGTGCTGCAACCGGCGACGGCTCGCTGA
- a CDS encoding sterol desaturase family protein — MQQVWDWIKDVLLGTGGALKWTALVVALFMLLEGAPLRGLLHRGYNLLVFALNMIGLAVVGLALDRVEAAMPEHGLIGRLLPGWTPGHPGSWQNVLWATLLYTVVYDFFHYWAHRAQHEFAPLWVLHRVHHNDNNMDASTSVRHSLGAGVVGTVLAHFPTYLILGGGMLPYFGAIILFWVWFFFTHAQLRWSMGWLTAVLVGPQMHRIHHGRSVAYHNRNYAQFFPFYDWLFGTLRMPEQDEWPETGVDGDDQPRWAWQQVFLPWLHPVTPAALPEPVAPAVEVADDSDPAAPTMAGR; from the coding sequence ATGCAACAGGTCTGGGACTGGATCAAGGATGTACTGCTGGGTACGGGTGGGGCCTTGAAGTGGACGGCGCTGGTGGTCGCCCTGTTCATGTTGCTGGAAGGGGCACCGTTGCGTGGCCTCCTGCACCGTGGCTATAACCTGCTGGTTTTTGCGCTGAACATGATCGGCCTCGCTGTGGTGGGATTGGCTCTGGACCGGGTGGAAGCCGCCATGCCCGAACATGGCCTGATCGGACGGCTGTTGCCGGGCTGGACGCCAGGTCATCCCGGCAGCTGGCAGAATGTGCTGTGGGCCACCTTGCTGTATACCGTGGTGTACGACTTTTTCCACTACTGGGCGCACCGGGCGCAGCATGAGTTTGCCCCGCTCTGGGTGTTGCACCGGGTACATCACAATGATAACAATATGGATGCTTCCACCTCGGTCCGGCATAGTCTGGGCGCGGGGGTGGTGGGTACGGTACTGGCCCACTTCCCCACCTACCTGATCTTGGGCGGCGGCATGCTGCCTTACTTTGGGGCCATTATCCTGTTCTGGGTCTGGTTTTTCTTTACCCACGCGCAACTGCGCTGGTCCATGGGTTGGCTGACCGCCGTATTGGTGGGGCCACAGATGCATCGCATCCATCATGGCCGCTCGGTGGCGTACCACAACCGGAACTATGCCCAGTTCTTCCCCTTCTATGACTGGCTGTTCGGTACCTTGCGCATGCCTGAGCAGGATGAATGGCCTGAGACGGGGGTGGATGGCGATGATCAGCCGCGCTGGGCCTGGCAGCAGGTCTTCTTGCCGTGGTTGCATCCGGTTACCCCTGCCGCATTGCCCGAGCCTGTTGCCCCGGCGGTAGAGGTGGCTGACGACTCAGATCCGGCAGCACCCACCATGGCAGGCCGGTAG